The following nucleotide sequence is from Acinonyx jubatus isolate Ajub_Pintada_27869175 chromosome E3, VMU_Ajub_asm_v1.0, whole genome shotgun sequence.
cacagatatacacatcCGAGTCAACGCTGCTCCAGAAGTCGACACTGTCTGCTTGGGGTCCCAGATTTCAGAATCCAGTATGGATCTCGGGGGCCTAAGGAGGCCTAGGCTATGTAGAAGAAATGGTGACGAGGAGGTTCCAGGAGCCCTTCCCCTGAACCCCAGGCCTCGGGAaacctttcccctctccctccccgagGACCACATCCACCCCTACTCCTCCCCCgctttctcccccttccttaGAGGGCATTTCCCAGCTCACCTGGAAGGAATCACCTAGTGCTCCAGGTGCCCATgcggccccctcctccccatgctGGTTCTGGCCCATTGGGATTGTCCATGTTCTCATAAGAGTCTGCATCTGATTAGGACCGGGAGGAGTAAGGTACAGGTGGAGACAGAGTAGACTGGGAGGGGGTAAGTCTCAGAGGACAGCAAGGACAGCAGGAGAAGCACCCACCTTCCTCATGATTAGGACCCGGCTGGGCCCGAAGGGAGCGGAGCTGGGGGGCTGCATACAGGATCCCTCTCATATCCTCGTAGGACTGGGACCCTGCGTGGGCAGGAGAGTTGGGAGGCCTAGCGCCATGCTGGGGGCTTGGGGAAGGGAAGTGCGGCCTGACATACAGAGGGAATCTGAGAGGCAGGAAGGTGGAAGGCTTGATCCGTGGGTACTAGGAAGGAGTGATTACGGTCAGGTATGGATTAGATTATAATCCATGTCAAGAACCCAACGGGAAGAAGTCAAAGTCAGAGTCACAGTCACGAGGAGGTTGTAGAGACAACTGGGGTCAAAGCTGCCATTTGCGCTGGGGCTGCAGTGAGGTGGAGGTCAAAACCCAGGCTGGAATCGGATTGGGATCAGAGCTGATGTTCACAGTTGGGGATGGGGTAAATACTGGGATCAGGATTGGGGTGGAGGTTAAGGTTAGGAGTCCATCTAAGACCAGGATTAGGCCTGGGGTGGGAGTCAAGGTCAAGGTTGAGTGTGGAGTCAGCGCTGAGGCCAGGTCAACCCAATCTGGGCAAGGCAGGAGGGTCCCTAGCCATTTCTCACCAAGAGAGGTTGCCTCCCTGCTGGGATCCCAGGCAGACCCATGGGGGCTCAGGAAgtctagagaaggaagaaggaagttattcctgctggcctccaggtcacccccccccccccacacacacacacacacccacattaCCCTGACCATCCTCACACATACCTGCTGTCCTGGCGACTGGCTGGGCCAGCTCTTCATCCTCATTCTCATAAGACTCGGCTgctgcaggaaaaaaagagaactccagAAACCACTCCTGCCCTGTAGGGGCGCCACAGCCCTCTGGGTCCTCCCAAGTCGCTGAGGCCCCGCAAGGACCCCAACTGACCGCTGGAGAAGGAGTCTTCATCCCCGGGACCCAAGGCGTCGTCCTCAGGGTTCTCATAGCCGCTGCCATCTGGTGGAGAAGGAAGGGGGTCCAGCGAGGGCCCAGAGCCCGCCGCTGAGAAGGTGGGGCAGCCGCGGGGAGCGCAGTCTTACCCTGGGAGAGCTGGTCCTGCCCGAGGTTGGAGTCATTCTCGTAGAACTCGGAGCCCTCCTCACTGTCCGGCTCCTCATaggcttctccttcctcttcttctgggcCTGGGGTTTGGGGACACAAGTGGGAACCGAGTCAcagcccccgcaccccccccccctccaggccCCGGTCCACTCTTCCTGACACAGACCGTTCCCACACGCTCCACGTGGGGACCCCTGCCCAGCCCCGCAATCACCTGCTGGTGGCGGGCTCCGGGGCCCCGCGGCTCCGACCTCCTGTACGTCGCTGCGCGGGTTTCCGCACGACTGGACGGCGGCCCCCAGGCCTGCAGCCCACCTTAGGGCGCGTCCTGGCGGGAGGAACGTTGTAACGGGGCGGGAGAAAAGAGATGGGGGCGGTCAAGGCTAAGGGTCTGCGAGGCTGGGCAAAGGAGAGGAAGCTGCGGGCTCCGCGGGGCACTGGAGGCTGTGCCAGCTGGGGGCGTGGCCTACGTCTCCGGGGAGGTGCGGCTCTCGGAACTGGACCTCAGGGCCCGCGTCCTGGGGGCGGGGCTATTAGCCCTGGGGTACCGCCACGGCGCTAGGGGCGGGGCTCCAATCTGGGCGGGACCCCGCGCCCGGGGGCGGGCTTTTTCCTGAAGGCGGCGCTCGGAGCTCGGGAAGGCCGGGCCCTCAGGGGATTGGAGTGACCGGGGAAAATGGGTGGGGTCCTAGCTTGGAGTCAGAGAGCGGGCGGTGCCTCCTACCCGTCCCAGAGGTGGGCGTGGGAAGGGAGAGCACGTTCCCGTACTGATTCTGGGCCCCGCTTCCCGGGGAAGGCGTCACTTTGAAGAACCTGGCGAAGGAAGAGGAGTTGCACAGTGAGGCCAGGCCCTTGGAAGATAAGATGTAGCCACTTGTGTTTAGCTCCTGTGTTCTGGCACAGCCTATTGAGGGGTTTGGGATCACTCCAAGGAGGTCTTCACAGAGGAGGTAGCTTTGGAGCTGGGCTTTGAAGCTTGGGCAGTATTTCAACGGTAGAGAAGGGGGAAAGACATGCTGAGCAGAGGAAACAGTAAGTGCAAAGCATAAAGCAAAAGTGCAGGAATGGGAGGCTGCGGGTGCGCTCGCATCGTTACCTTCTGGTGGGATCGGTCATtcgctttcttttcttcctgaggaTCAGGGCTGGTGGGAGTTAAGAGGAGTGATCAGAGGAGGCAGGGTGAAGTTTTGCGGGGCACCGGGGAGGCCACTTGGGTCCATGGAGGGGATGGGACTTCAAAATCCAAGGGGCCCGGTAACTTTGGAGGGCGGTTAGAGGAGTTGGGGACAGGACTGGAGGCCTGTGGGGAAGGTATGCGAGGGGAGAAAGATGGCTGGCTGTCAGACTGGCCAGTGTTGGCTGTCCTGAGGAAGATGGGGTGGGTTAGGCAGATGGGCTGGGGGACACGACTCACCTCTTCGAAGATGAACAAAGCTCACCAGGGAACCCAGGCAGATGATCAGATAAAGTAATGGCACAACGGGGACTTTCCAGCCACCAGCCTCCAGCAGCCAGTGTCTTACTGATAGGGAGAAGCAGGTGTGAGACGAGGGCCCCAGGCTGGcatcctgcctcccagcctcGGGACCTCAAAGGACCGTAAATCTTGGGACCATGAGCAAGACACAGGTCCTCAAAATCACAAGCTACAAGGAgagctcttctccctccctctgaggtCACAGACTGtgccccagagcctgacatggggcctgggGCAGTATCTATTGAACAAACCATGACTATAGTTAGACTCTATGTTAGGATTAAGGGGAGCATGTTAAGGACAGTCATTTTCAAAGTGAAGGACAGAGTCAAGTTCACAGGGTTAGAGGTGGGAAGCCACAGTGTGATGGGAGTGAAAGTTGAGGCTGAGTTTGAGAACTGTGGTTGGGGTACCACAGGATTGTATTAAGGGGGACAGAATGGGCAGAGCACTTGTGACTGGGTTGATGGATgggtgaggaaaaggaaagatacCCAGGTTCCTGGCTTTGGCCTGTGGGCAGGTGGTAGTGCCCTTCACTAACACAGGGACACCCAAAAGACTACACTCCAGGAAGATGTGGGGTTtggctttgtgtattttgagcCTGCAGTGTCTATGGAACATCAAATGGCAGTTCCAGGAAATGGCTGGGTGTGAGGTGTATGGAG
It contains:
- the CD19 gene encoding B-lymphocyte antigen CD19 isoform X5, giving the protein MPPPLLLFFLLFLTPEGVRPQKTLLVEAKGELFRWNASYLNDPGCGLGNRSSEGPKPSSGYPTSSQLYVWAKGHPEIWETDPDCASPRGGLNQSLNQDVTVAPGSTFWLPCEVPPASVARGPISWTLVRPKKHNISLLHLNLREDAPVREMWVLDTLRGGAVLLLPQATAQDAGTYHCYHGNMTIEMQLKVTAQSVRHWLLEAGGWKVPVVPLLYLIICLGSLVSFVHLRRALILRKKRKRMTDPTRRFFKVTPSPGSGAQNQYGNVLSLPTPTSGTGRALRWAAGLGAAVQSCGNPRSDVQEVGAAGPRSPPPAGPEEEEGEAYEEPDSEEGSEFYENDSNLGQDQLSQDGSGYENPEDDALGPGDEDSFSSAAESYENEDEELAQPVARTADFLSPHGSAWDPSREATSLGSQSYEDMRGILYAAPQLRSLRAQPGPNHEEDADSYENMDNPNGPEPAWGGGGRMGTWSTR
- the CD19 gene encoding B-lymphocyte antigen CD19 isoform X6, with the translated sequence MPPPLLLFFLLFLTPEGVRPQKTLLVEAKGELFRWNASYLNDPGCGLGNRSSEGPKPSSGYPTSSQLYVWAKGHPEIWETDPDCASPRGGLNQSLNQDVTVAPGSTFWLPCEVPPASVARGPISWTLVRPKKHNISLLHLNLREDAPVREMWVLDTLRGGAVLLLPQATAQDAGTYHCYHGNMTIEMQLKVTAQSVRHWLLEAGGWKVPVVPLLYLIICLGSLVSFVHLRRALILRKKRKRMTDPTRRFFKVTPSPGSGAQNQYGNVLSLPTPTSGTGRALRWAAGLGAAVQSCGNPRSDVQEVGAAGPRSPPPAGPEEEEGEAYEEPDSEEGSEFYENDSNLGQDQLSQDGSGYENPEDDALGPGDEDSFSSAESYENEDEELAQPVARTADFLSPHGSAWDPSREATSLGSQSYEDMRGILYAAPQLRSLRAQPGPNHEEDADSYENMDNPNGPEPAWGGGGRMGTWSTR